A stretch of Gasterosteus aculeatus chromosome 4, fGasAcu3.hap1.1, whole genome shotgun sequence DNA encodes these proteins:
- the tmem121b gene encoding transmembrane protein 121B produces the protein MTSGEFMQTAPLLAHTSKRSLLYKALCFLLLVFQGGILDFYLIIFTDLYWCSWIATDLVVISGWGIFFMKNAWSKRERACGFHQKSSIFGCNLGEFTYAYLAWLIYVIACTPKVVLILETSILDLIELKVPCGVTGFKIIVLLSAPLLFCLINSIIEDLNGATRHHSHSCFMSTCLDLLDSFTLVEMLLMREIPTVYLKYTVVSVYFAALAVPVMWLYELTASELRCRWLWARFCMGLVVNAPLLVVRCFLVFVYRMPVSVFMFKNIFFLVCKFLELVEQCVAVRGARRLAGSSNQAQFSHCVSENDMCPHGYVNTLAVTHS, from the coding sequence ATGACATCGGGGGAGTTCATGCAGACCGCTCCGCTGCTAGCGCATACATCCAAGAGGAGTCTGCTGTACAAGGCGCTCTGCTTCCTCCTTCTCGTCTTCCAGGGGGGCATTCTGGACTTTTACCTCATCATCTTCACTGACTTGTACTGGTGCTCATGGATCGCCACGGATCTGGTTGTGATCTCGGGCTGGGGGATTTTTTTCATGAAGAACGCGTGGAGCAAGAGGGAGAGGGCTTGCGGCTTCCACCAGAAGAGTTCCATCTTCGGCTGTAATCTCGGGGAGTTCACCTACGCTTACCTGGCATGGCTCATATATGTCATCGCCTGCACCCCAAAGGTGGTGCTCATCCTGGAGACCTCCATCCTGGATCTGATTGAGCTTAAGGTCCCGTGCGGGGTGACCGGCTTCAAGATCATCGTGCTGCTGTCCGCGCCGCTGCTCTTCTGCCTCATCAACTCCATCATCGAGGATCTAAACGGGGCGACGCGGCACCACTCCCACAGCTGCTTCATGAGCACCTGCTTGGACCTGCTCGACAGCTTCACGCTAGTGGAGATGCTGCTGATGAGAGAGATCCCCACCGTGTATCTGAAGTACACCGTGGTCTCTGTGTATTTCGCGGCTCTGGCGGTGCCGGTGATGTGGCTTTATGAGCTGACAGCGTCGGAGCTCCGCTGCCGGTGGCTATGGGCCCGCTTCTGCATGGGCCTGGTAGTCAACGCGCCCCTGCTTGTGGTCAGGTGTTTCTTGGTCTTCGTCTATAGGATGCCGGTGTCGGTATTCATgttcaaaaacatattcttcTTGGTGTGTAAGTTCCTGGAACTGGTAGAGCAATGTGTGGCGGTGCGGGGGGCCCGGAGGCTGGCCGGAAGCAGCAACCAGGCCCAGTTCTCCCATTGCGTGTCCGAGAACGACATGTGTCCTCACGGTTACGTCAACACCCTGGCCGTAACTCATTCATAG
- the il17ra1a gene encoding interleukin 17 receptor A1a isoform X1: MILLRPVLVIICVSSAVTIIPWPPLNCSKQGLRCTVATSNCMDEGWLSVYNYTPSGPEGLQVSIETRQDETGHLHPVLVANWNIRDDGSVGYLTASELHVLVMSTNQNLCVRYSFEEKLLMRSPTGEKWSLSANMLVDPGQTYHVSVFNIPKTEVGYSTYDVSTDVTTPGCPDPKMQMTKFCIERGSLWQPNISLTVDSEKSALDVSFAPDTLCEEYIIIVRCSTYQDLTKRTHKAKTLNVTFHLDECPKSCCQFDVEIKPLFPQCGQDCARQRRTLYICPEPTEAPNGPVYTFFILGVMFLCGVIAVVMYVLCRKQGKTGVTATPVVGEISQEGQVKQPPKVLVIYSQDHRLYSDVVLKLCTFLQAKCGTKVLVDLLDSTSVGMVGRLRWLEWQRQQLKNPSDKILVLCSQGVQAKWKAMCGQGRVTLREDVLSPTDDMLTPFLNLFVPDMHQAGMQGKYMVAYFDDLSGEQDVPSVFDILVKYKLMKHFEELYFRILDIEKYQPGQVNQIKGIGGDEYFNCPSGGALKKAIEAFQAYQLENPDWFKKECVNNEEEVMTEANRLIGQLQIPPVLECVPLIRDRLPLYIHEIEINDNGDSLFVLTPKLNPKNELSSGAELTPVVNLKHKHQYLSNRNEVLTYHVNPHSPRSESVYIVEPVLNNLQPPRQNWLSLQAEPFGQIPTEDEEQDSMLPMGQLSACSEKKSSAPQASVNLKPQELLCASIQRESFHQSEVGNIEMEEDEVLEPSRKTPCSGSDQGYISKMSSQHEHPVKNDPLVALRRLQEELFNKNIG; encoded by the exons ATGATTCTTCTTCGACCAGTTTTGGTGATAATCTGTGTTTCGTCCGCGGTGACGATTATACCATGGCCTCCTCTCAACTGCTCCAAACAG GGTTTGAGGTGTACAGTCGCAACAA GTAACTGTATGGATGAGGGTTGGCTGAGTGTTTATAACTACACTCCCAGCGGTCCAGAGGGGCTCCAGGTGAGCATCGAGACCAGGCAGGACGAGACGGGACACCTGCATCCTGTGCTGGTTGCTAACTGGAATATAAGGGATGATG GCAGTGTAGGTTACCTGACAGCCAGCGAGCTTCATGTTCTGGTAATGTCCACCAACCAGAACCTGTGTGTCCGATATTCCTTCGAAGAGAAACTCTTAATGAGAAGTCCGACAGGGGAAAAG TGGTCGTTGTCAGCTAACATGCTGGTGGACCCTGGTCAGACGTACCATGTCTCTGTCTTCAACATCCCCAAAACGGAGGTTGGCTACAGCACCTATGACGTCAGCACTGATGTCACCACTCCTG GTTGTCCAGATCCCAAAATGCAGATGACCAAGTTTTGCATTGAGAGAG GAAGTCTGTGGCAGCCGAACATCAGTCTGACTGTGGACAGTGAAAAATCCGCTCTGGATGTCAGCTTCGCTCCTGACACGCTCTGTGAGGAATACATCATCATTGTTCGCTGCTCGACTTACCAAGATCTTACCAAGCGCACACACAAG GCTAAGACTCTGAATGTAACATTCCATCTGGATGAATGTCCAAAATCTTGCTGCCAGTTTGATGTTgag atcAAACCTCTTTTCCCACAATGTGGCCAGGACTGTGCCCGTCAAAGGAGAACACTATATATTTGTCCTG AGCCAACAGAAGCCCCTAATGGCCCGGTGTACACATTTTTCATCCTGGGAGTGATGTTTCTGTGTGGGGTCATAGCAGTTGTAATGTACGTCCTCTGCCGAAAGCAAG GCAAAACTGGTGTTACTGCAACACCTGTGGTAGGTGAGATATCACAGGAGGGGCAAGTTAAACAGCCTCCCAAAGTGCTGGTCATCTACTCCCAGGACCACCGTCTCTACAGCGACGTAGTATTAAAGCTCTGCACCTTCCTTCAGGCCAAGTGTGGCACCAAGGTGCTAGTGGACTTGTTGGACTCCACCTCGGTTGGCATGGTGGGGCGCCTTCGCTGGCTTGAGTGGCAACGTCAACAGCTAAAAAATCCATCTGACAAAATCCTTGTACTGTGCTCACAAGGCGTTCAGGCAAAGTGGAAGGCCATGTGTGGTCAAGGCCGTGTGACTCTGAGGGAAGATGTTCTCTCCCCTACTGACGACATGCTCACTCCTTTTCTCAACCTCTTCGTACCAGACATGCATCAGGCCGGCATGCAGGGCAAGTACATGGTGGCCTACTTTGACGACCTCAGCGGGGAACAAGACGTGCCATCAGTTTTTGACATCCTAGTCAAATACAAGCTCATGAAGCATTTCGAAGAACTGTACTTCCGCATCCTAGACATTGAGAAGTATCAGCCAGGTCAGGTCAACCAGATCAAGGGCATTGGTGGGGACGAATATTTCAACTGTCCATCAGGTGGAGCACTGAAGAAGGCAATCGAAGCCTTCCAGGCCTATCAGTTGGAAAATCCTGACTGGTTCAAAAAGGAGTGTGTAAACAATGAGGAGGAGGTCATGACTGAGGCTAACCGACTCATAGGCCAGCTGCAGATCCCTCCTGTTTTAGAGTGTGTTCCTCTTATAAGAGATCGACTTCCTCTCTACATCCATGAGATAGAAATCAATGACAATGGTGATAGTCTTTTTGTGCTTACACCTAAACTCAACCCAAAAAACGAACTGTCGTCAGGAGCAGAACTTACACCAGTAGTCAACCTTAAGCACAAACATCAGTATCTGTCAAATCGCAATGAGGTGTTGACGTATCACGTCAATCCTCACAGCCCCAGGTCAGAATCTGTCTACATAGTTGAGCCGGTTTTGAACAACCTGCAACCACCAAGACAGAACTGGCTATCCCTGCAGGCAGAACCCTTTGGTCAAATTCCCACAGAGGATGAGGAACAGGATTCCATGCTACCGATGGGTCAACTCTCTGCTTGTTCAGAGAAGAAAAGTTCAGCCCCACAGGCCTCAGTGAACTTAAAACCTCAAGAATTGTTGTGCGCCAGTATTCAGAGAGAATCCTTCCATCAATCCGAGGTCGGAAACAttgagatggaggaggacgaggttcTGGAGCCCAGTAGAAAGACCCCCTGCAGCGGGTCTGATCAAGGCTACATCTCAAAAATGTCCTCCCAGCATGAACACCCAGTCAAAAATGATCCATTGGTGGCCCTGCGAAGACTGCAAGAGGAGCTGTTTAATAAGAATATTGGATAA
- the il17ra1a gene encoding interleukin 17 receptor A1a isoform X2, producing the protein MLVDPGQTYHVSVFNIPKTEVGYSTYDVSTDVTTPGCPDPKMQMTKFCIERGSLWQPNISLTVDSEKSALDVSFAPDTLCEEYIIIVRCSTYQDLTKRTHKAKTLNVTFHLDECPKSCCQFDVEIKPLFPQCGQDCARQRRTLYICPEPTEAPNGPVYTFFILGVMFLCGVIAVVMYVLCRKQGKTGVTATPVVGEISQEGQVKQPPKVLVIYSQDHRLYSDVVLKLCTFLQAKCGTKVLVDLLDSTSVGMVGRLRWLEWQRQQLKNPSDKILVLCSQGVQAKWKAMCGQGRVTLREDVLSPTDDMLTPFLNLFVPDMHQAGMQGKYMVAYFDDLSGEQDVPSVFDILVKYKLMKHFEELYFRILDIEKYQPGQVNQIKGIGGDEYFNCPSGGALKKAIEAFQAYQLENPDWFKKECVNNEEEVMTEANRLIGQLQIPPVLECVPLIRDRLPLYIHEIEINDNGDSLFVLTPKLNPKNELSSGAELTPVVNLKHKHQYLSNRNEVLTYHVNPHSPRSESVYIVEPVLNNLQPPRQNWLSLQAEPFGQIPTEDEEQDSMLPMGQLSACSEKKSSAPQASVNLKPQELLCASIQRESFHQSEVGNIEMEEDEVLEPSRKTPCSGSDQGYISKMSSQHEHPVKNDPLVALRRLQEELFNKNIG; encoded by the exons ATGCTGGTGGACCCTGGTCAGACGTACCATGTCTCTGTCTTCAACATCCCCAAAACGGAGGTTGGCTACAGCACCTATGACGTCAGCACTGATGTCACCACTCCTG GTTGTCCAGATCCCAAAATGCAGATGACCAAGTTTTGCATTGAGAGAG GAAGTCTGTGGCAGCCGAACATCAGTCTGACTGTGGACAGTGAAAAATCCGCTCTGGATGTCAGCTTCGCTCCTGACACGCTCTGTGAGGAATACATCATCATTGTTCGCTGCTCGACTTACCAAGATCTTACCAAGCGCACACACAAG GCTAAGACTCTGAATGTAACATTCCATCTGGATGAATGTCCAAAATCTTGCTGCCAGTTTGATGTTgag atcAAACCTCTTTTCCCACAATGTGGCCAGGACTGTGCCCGTCAAAGGAGAACACTATATATTTGTCCTG AGCCAACAGAAGCCCCTAATGGCCCGGTGTACACATTTTTCATCCTGGGAGTGATGTTTCTGTGTGGGGTCATAGCAGTTGTAATGTACGTCCTCTGCCGAAAGCAAG GCAAAACTGGTGTTACTGCAACACCTGTGGTAGGTGAGATATCACAGGAGGGGCAAGTTAAACAGCCTCCCAAAGTGCTGGTCATCTACTCCCAGGACCACCGTCTCTACAGCGACGTAGTATTAAAGCTCTGCACCTTCCTTCAGGCCAAGTGTGGCACCAAGGTGCTAGTGGACTTGTTGGACTCCACCTCGGTTGGCATGGTGGGGCGCCTTCGCTGGCTTGAGTGGCAACGTCAACAGCTAAAAAATCCATCTGACAAAATCCTTGTACTGTGCTCACAAGGCGTTCAGGCAAAGTGGAAGGCCATGTGTGGTCAAGGCCGTGTGACTCTGAGGGAAGATGTTCTCTCCCCTACTGACGACATGCTCACTCCTTTTCTCAACCTCTTCGTACCAGACATGCATCAGGCCGGCATGCAGGGCAAGTACATGGTGGCCTACTTTGACGACCTCAGCGGGGAACAAGACGTGCCATCAGTTTTTGACATCCTAGTCAAATACAAGCTCATGAAGCATTTCGAAGAACTGTACTTCCGCATCCTAGACATTGAGAAGTATCAGCCAGGTCAGGTCAACCAGATCAAGGGCATTGGTGGGGACGAATATTTCAACTGTCCATCAGGTGGAGCACTGAAGAAGGCAATCGAAGCCTTCCAGGCCTATCAGTTGGAAAATCCTGACTGGTTCAAAAAGGAGTGTGTAAACAATGAGGAGGAGGTCATGACTGAGGCTAACCGACTCATAGGCCAGCTGCAGATCCCTCCTGTTTTAGAGTGTGTTCCTCTTATAAGAGATCGACTTCCTCTCTACATCCATGAGATAGAAATCAATGACAATGGTGATAGTCTTTTTGTGCTTACACCTAAACTCAACCCAAAAAACGAACTGTCGTCAGGAGCAGAACTTACACCAGTAGTCAACCTTAAGCACAAACATCAGTATCTGTCAAATCGCAATGAGGTGTTGACGTATCACGTCAATCCTCACAGCCCCAGGTCAGAATCTGTCTACATAGTTGAGCCGGTTTTGAACAACCTGCAACCACCAAGACAGAACTGGCTATCCCTGCAGGCAGAACCCTTTGGTCAAATTCCCACAGAGGATGAGGAACAGGATTCCATGCTACCGATGGGTCAACTCTCTGCTTGTTCAGAGAAGAAAAGTTCAGCCCCACAGGCCTCAGTGAACTTAAAACCTCAAGAATTGTTGTGCGCCAGTATTCAGAGAGAATCCTTCCATCAATCCGAGGTCGGAAACAttgagatggaggaggacgaggttcTGGAGCCCAGTAGAAAGACCCCCTGCAGCGGGTCTGATCAAGGCTACATCTCAAAAATGTCCTCCCAGCATGAACACCCAGTCAAAAATGATCCATTGGTGGCCCTGCGAAGACTGCAAGAGGAGCTGTTTAATAAGAATATTGGATAA